The Heyndrickxia acidicola sequence TTGAAACCAAAATTTTAAAAATATCCTTCAACTTATCTCTTTCTACAAAAAAACGTATAATCCTCCTTTTTTGAAACCGCTTCCCAAAAAAATCCGATGGGCATTCGGGATATTTCCAAGTACACGTAACACCTGTAAGAACATAGTTTCTTATTCACCAAAGATAAAGGAGGAGTTTGGCCATGGATCACTTAACTAACAAAGAAAGAGATATATCAGTTTTGCGAAATTACTGCTTCATAGCAACGAGGAAATCATTTAGGGTAAAATTTTGCACTATTAAATGATTTGACCTGCCATTACTATTACGGATGCAAAAAGGATAAGAGAAAGGTTCCCTTACCAAAAGGTGTTCATTTATTTCGCATAGTAGATGATGAATTAACAACACCAACTTACAACATTCTTCTTTCCTCCGAATAATGGAGATTCGCAACTGCATTTCTTACTTCAATTTAAAGGCTTTCAGTGTCTGATCCTACGTCCATTTAATGGCTGAATTTGACTTAAAGGACATCTCTGTAAAAAGGCTTCAACGTTTTGACTCATATTTATAAAGCATGCGAAAGATCACAATTAGCCATTTAGGATTCATTTCCCTTTTCCTTCATCACAGAGGAATCTATCTTTACGTGAAAATTGGAGCAAGCCTGCGGAGGATCAGGCAAGCGACTCTGATACAAATTATTTTATAGAAGCCAACCCATATTCTTAATATTGAATACACGAATGCTCTCTCGCCCTTGCAGAATTGCAGTATTTTGGACCTATTGAAAACTAAAGGAGGATACTATGCATTAACGGGTATACAGCATTCCAACCGCTGTTTTTTAAATCCTTTAACCATCTGTCCCGATTATTTGGAAGCGATAGATAACTAAAGGGGCTGGGAGGGGTTAGTTATTTAATGATTGGGGGTTTAACATAGCAGTAATTCATTAAGACTCCATTTTCGACACTAATCTAATCATCTTTCCTTTTGACCCTGTTTTAATTGTCACTGATCTTTAATGAAACTTGTAATTAATCGTTTTTAAATCGGCTAATGGTCCGATAGTAAAAATAATATCATTCATTTTTATCATTGGACCATTCGCCACCTTTTTCAAAAATCTCTTGTATGAAACCCTTTCTCTATGCAAGATACACTTTGGCAACCGTTGCTATTTACCCGCAAGTTGCCTTGCTTTTTCGAAAAAGGAAAGCAAAGAGTTATATTCCTTTTTCAAATTTTCATATTCCTCTTTTTGAATTTCAAAGTGGAGCTTTAGATCTTTATATGACTTTTCCCATTTTTCTTTTTCCTGTTGAAGATTTGCATTATGCTCCTCCAGCACAGAAGCTTCCTTTTCAGCTGTTAGTAAATTTTGCAAATAACTTACGACCTGACTAAGGGTCAATTCATCATTTCCTTTGGTTTCGCTGATTTCCTGAACAGTTTCAGACACTTTAGGCAATGGCACTTCTTCTAACTTTTCCACT is a genomic window containing:
- a CDS encoding RsfA family transcriptional regulator, with the protein product MSSTRQDAWTHDEDLLLAEIVLRHIREGGTQLQAFEEVGKQMNRTAAACGFRWNSYVRKQYKSGIELAKKQRKERKFKAVEKLEEVPLPKVSETVQEISETKGNDELTLSQVVSYLQNLLTAEKEASVLEEHNANLQQEKEKWEKSYKDLKLHFEIQKEEYENLKKEYNSLLSFFEKARQLAGK